Proteins from a single region of Hordeum vulgare subsp. vulgare chromosome 6H, MorexV3_pseudomolecules_assembly, whole genome shotgun sequence:
- the LOC123401084 gene encoding ervatamin-B-like produces MTGHMLSFSTCRCSLLALCVLLAMSCLMLAGCSWDSLPTSDDEHSGNHHDPMLDRFHEWMRVQNKSYSTAAEKARRFKLYKSNMRYIEAVNANATTSGLTYELGEGPFTDISNQEFVALYTGQIPAGEHGEYGEQDEQIIATHIGPVGRAGKNTVYANFSASAPRSMDWRKRGAVTPVKDQGKCGCCWAFSTVAAIEGIHKIKRGILMSLSEQQLLDCDREERGCNGGRTNKAFEWVEKNGGITATSSYRYKAAEGGCLKNRKPAAKISGSILVKSNNEVLLMNAVAKQPVAVSISVHGRHFPHYKRGTYNGPCGASLNHAVTIVGYGGRNGARYWIVKNSWGAKWGAKGYIIMKRETKNPSGQCGIATFPVFPLMEAGRSTD; encoded by the exons atgacTGGCCACATGCTCAGTTTCTCCACTTGTAGATGTTCTTTGTTAGCGCTTTGTGTGCTCCTTGCCATGAGCTGCCTGATGCTAGCCGGCTGCTCTTGGGACTCGTTGCCGACAAGTGATGATGAGCACTCGGGCAACCACCATGATCCGATGCTGGACCGTTTCCATGAGTGGATGAGGGTTCAAAACAAATCCTACTCCACGGCTGCTGAGAAGGCTCGCCGGTTCAAGTTATACAAGAGCAACATGAGGTATATAGAGGCTGTGAATGCCAACGCGACCACCTCTGGGCTCACGTACGAGCTTGGGGAGGGTCCCTTCACTGACATTTCAAATCAAGAGTTCGTGGCACTTTATACCGGCCAGATTCCGGCTGGTGAGCATGGAGAATATGGTGAGCAAGATGAGCAGATTATCGCCACCCACATTGGGCCTGTGGGTCGCGCGGGTAAAAATACTGTGTACGCCAACTTCTCAGCGAGCGCGCCAAGGAGCATGGACTGGAGGAAGAGGGGCGCCGTCACCCCCGTAAAAGACCAAGGGAAATGCG GATGTTGCTGGGCATTCTCCACGGTGGCTGCTATTGAAGGAATACACAAGATCAAGAGAGGGATTCTTATGTCTCTGTCGGAGCAACAACTGCTAGACTGCGACAGAGAGGAACGCGGTTGCAATGGTGGAAGAACTAACAAAGCTTTCGAGTGGGTCGAAAAGAATGGAGGGATCACCGCCACATCTTCCTACAGATACAAGGCAGCCGAAGGTGGATGCTTGAAGAACCGTAAGCCGGCGGCAAAGATCAGTGGCTCGATCCTAGTCAAGAGCAACAACGAGGTGTTGTTGATGAACGCTGTGGCAAAACAACCGGTAGCCGTTTCGATCTCAGTACATGGCAGGCACTTCCCCCACTACAAGCGGGGCACCTACAACGGGCCATGTGGTGCCAGTCTCAACCATGCCGTCACCATTGTAGGTTATGGGGGGCGAAATGGGGCCAGGTACTGGATCGTGAAGAATTCCTGGGGGGCGAAATGGGGTGCAAAAGGATACATTATAATGAAGAGGGAGACAAAAAATCCATCGGGACAGTGTGGTATTGCTACGTTCCCGGTCTTTCCCTTGATGGAAGCTGGACGATCGACTGATTAA